From a region of the Bacillota bacterium genome:
- the scfB gene encoding thioether cross-link-forming SCIFF peptide maturase, producing MIHSFTFDDLNIVLDVHSGAVHIVDDVTCKILEYYPEESMSIIMEKLSPLFGHQQVKEALTEIEHLVSQGLLFSVDNVGTEYKPVGSPIIKAMCLNLAHNCNLRCRYCFAGQGPFGGDRSLMSFEVGAAALDFLIKHSGSREHVEVDFFGGEPLLNLEVLKKLVSDGRDKAARAGKKIKFTVTTNALLLIEQTARYLVEEGLNVVLSLDGRPEVHDAMRPFPSGSGSYGIAAANIKKFIESYNFDNYYVRGTFTRHNRDFAADVLHMARLGLKHLSIEPVVGGPGEDYSLQESDIPQIYSEYEKLTRHLLALKNKGHEIDFFHFNIDLEGGPCLKKRISNCGAGNEYVAVTPSGEIYPCHQFVGQEGFRLGDVFQGISNERTVRDFQNAYIYNKEQCPECWAKFFCSGGCHANAYFFKGTISSPYETGCKLMKKRLECALYLKAKEMLGCAEQG from the coding sequence ATGATTCACAGCTTTACCTTTGACGATTTAAATATTGTGTTGGATGTACACAGTGGTGCGGTACATATTGTTGACGACGTCACCTGTAAAATATTGGAATACTATCCGGAAGAAAGTATGAGTATAATTATGGAAAAGCTGTCTCCTTTATTTGGGCACCAACAAGTAAAGGAGGCATTGACCGAAATAGAACATCTGGTGTCCCAGGGATTACTTTTTAGTGTCGATAATGTTGGCACTGAGTATAAGCCCGTTGGCAGCCCTATAATTAAAGCCATGTGTCTCAATTTAGCCCATAATTGCAATTTGCGCTGCCGCTACTGTTTTGCAGGCCAGGGGCCATTTGGGGGAGACCGTAGTTTAATGTCTTTTGAGGTAGGAGCGGCGGCACTTGACTTTTTAATTAAGCATTCCGGCTCCCGCGAGCACGTGGAAGTAGACTTTTTTGGCGGAGAGCCTCTTTTAAATCTTGAAGTGTTAAAAAAACTGGTTAGTGATGGTAGGGATAAGGCGGCAAGGGCAGGAAAAAAAATAAAATTCACGGTAACGACCAATGCCCTTTTACTGATTGAACAAACTGCCCGCTATTTGGTTGAGGAAGGTCTTAATGTTGTGCTTAGCCTGGACGGGCGCCCAGAAGTTCATGATGCTATGCGCCCTTTCCCCTCAGGTAGTGGTAGTTACGGTATTGCCGCTGCCAATATAAAAAAATTCATTGAAAGTTATAACTTTGATAATTATTATGTAAGAGGAACCTTCACCAGGCATAACAGAGACTTTGCTGCAGATGTATTACATATGGCCCGATTGGGCCTGAAGCATCTTTCCATTGAACCTGTAGTTGGTGGGCCAGGAGAGGATTATTCTCTGCAGGAATCAGATATTCCGCAGATTTACTCCGAGTACGAAAAGCTAACCAGGCATTTACTGGCTTTAAAGAATAAAGGACACGAAATTGATTTCTTCCACTTTAACATTGACTTGGAGGGCGGTCCATGCCTTAAGAAAAGGATTTCTAACTGCGGGGCAGGCAATGAATATGTTGCCGTTACTCCCAGTGGAGAGATTTATCCGTGTCATCAATTTGTTGGGCAGGAAGGTTTCCGGCTGGGGGACGTCTTCCAGGGTATTTCCAATGAAAGAACTGTAAGGGATTTTCAAAACGCTTACATTTATAATAAGGAACAATGTCCTGAATGTTGGGCTAAGTTTTTTTGCAGCGGCGGGTGCCATGCCAATGCTTACTTTTTTAAAGGCACCATTAGTAGTCCTTATGAGACAGGTTGTAAGTTAATGAAAAAGAGATTAGAGTGTGCCCTTTATTTAAAAGCGAAGGAAATGCTGGGTTGCGCTGAACAAGGATAA
- a CDS encoding M23 family metallopeptidase gives MSPSMDAAQGVYKRAGSIVTGIMGMGRVYLGASSVLVISVFALIISQFIFFTVSIDGTPTMLVENRGTAKKAIVLLLEKEEKRRGYPVYWQQVIEINPVWGNDGRRCYKSVENVAGVLRRKLQFVTDGVAVTVNKEEKLYMRNIEVARQSLGLIKDKFRPRGALKVSFEEDVQIVNKTVSVKQLVDRDNAIGILMAGVQKIENYEVKKGDTLWGIARRKGHDIKELMDINKGVKPHLLQIGQKIKLNKQQPLLNVISSYETVELRDVPYTIVEAGRDPSLNYGEVKVIQQGVPGRMEITYRVVERNGERIKKYPVHKTIKSDPRPQVVVSGSEMIMASRSGRTIYRPVVGTVSSNYGMRGGGVHSGIDFAADYGNPVVALAAGTVKFAGCRGGYGIAVDIDHGQGMITRYAHLSKAVVSTGQKVKGGQLIGRVGATGNATGPHLHLEVRVNGETQDPGHIL, from the coding sequence GTGTCTCCATCAATGGATGCGGCGCAGGGTGTGTATAAAAGAGCCGGCAGTATTGTAACCGGAATTATGGGCATGGGACGCGTTTATCTCGGCGCCTCATCGGTTCTGGTTATATCCGTGTTTGCCCTTATCATTAGTCAATTTATTTTTTTCACTGTTTCCATAGACGGAACTCCAACGATGCTTGTGGAAAATCGTGGTACGGCCAAGAAAGCCATTGTACTGTTACTTGAAAAAGAGGAAAAACGCCGTGGCTATCCGGTTTATTGGCAACAAGTTATTGAAATTAACCCGGTTTGGGGTAACGATGGCAGGCGCTGCTATAAATCCGTTGAGAATGTTGCCGGGGTTCTCCGGCGAAAGCTACAATTTGTCACTGACGGTGTTGCTGTTACGGTAAATAAGGAAGAAAAGTTATATATGCGTAATATTGAGGTTGCCAGGCAAAGCTTAGGCCTGATTAAAGATAAATTTCGCCCTCGCGGGGCGCTGAAGGTAAGCTTTGAAGAAGATGTGCAAATTGTTAATAAAACTGTTTCCGTTAAACAATTGGTGGACAGGGATAATGCCATAGGCATATTGATGGCCGGTGTACAGAAGATAGAGAATTATGAGGTGAAAAAAGGAGATACCCTCTGGGGTATTGCCCGGAGGAAGGGTCATGATATAAAAGAGCTAATGGACATTAATAAGGGCGTGAAGCCTCATTTATTGCAGATTGGACAAAAAATAAAGCTAAATAAGCAACAGCCTTTACTTAATGTAATCAGTAGCTATGAAACTGTGGAACTGAGGGATGTGCCGTATACCATCGTAGAGGCCGGAAGGGACCCTAGTCTTAATTACGGGGAAGTAAAGGTTATTCAGCAGGGTGTTCCGGGCCGGATGGAGATTACTTATCGCGTGGTGGAGAGAAACGGGGAAAGAATAAAAAAATACCCGGTGCACAAGACCATTAAAAGTGATCCTCGCCCACAGGTAGTAGTTTCGGGCAGCGAGATGATTATGGCGTCTCGCTCTGGACGGACAATATACAGGCCTGTGGTAGGCACAGTTTCTTCTAATTATGGGATGCGTGGTGGCGGTGTGCACAGTGGTATTGATTTTGCCGCCGATTACGGTAACCCGGTGGTAGCCCTGGCGGCTGGGACGGTAAAATTTGCCGGTTGCCGTGGTGGCTATGGTATAGCCGTTGACATTGATCACGGGCAGGGAATGATAACCAGGTATGCCCATCTTTCCAAGGCTGTTGTTTCCACGGGACAAAAGGTTAAAGGCGGGCAATTAATTGGACGGGTGGGTGCCACGGGTAACGCCACCGGGCCGCACCTGCATTTAGAAGTAAGGGTAAACGGGGAGACCCAAGACCCTGGACATATACTGTAA
- a CDS encoding tetratricopeptide repeat protein — protein sequence MSFFINATKNRKKQKLIFLVTAIFLAAGLVGSTLIGVFGSRQQENATAAQTPQSISEKVAELENQVEENPKDAAVLARLAQAYYQNDQVDKSLETYQKALNIDPGNSDFRTSLATTYFLENQFDKAVAEMKNEIKNNPDNDEAHYYLGVFLAYGQGKYSQGVEELKVFVDEADAEANAVELAKAKQMIEEIQNMDK from the coding sequence ATGAGTTTCTTTATTAATGCAACGAAAAATCGCAAGAAGCAGAAGTTAATATTTTTGGTAACGGCTATTTTTCTGGCGGCAGGTTTGGTAGGGTCAACTTTGATTGGTGTCTTTGGGAGCCGTCAACAAGAAAACGCCACAGCTGCCCAGACACCGCAGAGTATCAGTGAAAAGGTGGCTGAACTGGAAAATCAGGTGGAGGAAAATCCGAAAGATGCTGCTGTCTTGGCTCGCCTGGCCCAGGCCTATTACCAAAATGACCAGGTAGATAAATCCCTTGAGACCTATCAAAAGGCGCTCAATATTGATCCCGGCAACAGTGATTTTCGCACCTCCCTGGCAACAACCTATTTTTTAGAGAACCAATTTGATAAAGCCGTGGCTGAAATGAAAAATGAGATAAAAAATAACCCGGATAATGATGAGGCTCATTATTACCTGGGGGTGTTTCTAGCCTACGGGCAGGGTAAATACAGTCAGGGTGTTGAAGAGCTCAAGGTATTTGTAGATGAAGCGGATGCAGAGGCAAACGCCGTGGAATTAGCGAAGGCAAAGCAAATGATAGAAGAAATTCAGAATATGGATAAGTAG
- a CDS encoding UDP-N-acetylglucosamine 1-carboxyvinyltransferase — translation MNRLFVAGGRPLKGKVRVSGAKNASLALLCAAAMSRDSVILENIPDISDINVMSEIMTEMGFKINREASGALEICAPLKLNAQPPYHMVKQLRASNLLLGPLLARFGEAEVALPGGCNIGVRPMDLHFKGLSGLGAKVSMKHGTVSAKADKLVGNRIYLDFPSVGATENIMMSACLAEGQTILENVAKEPEIVDLANFLNCLGAKVRGAGTDIIKIEGVQELGGCLRYPVIPDRIEAGTFMVAAAATGGDVELENVIPHHMEPICAKLREAGVEIIEGEEALRVVAGGKLKPIDLKTLPYPGFPTDMQSQFMAMLCTISGTSVIIENIFENRFQIADELKRMGANIKVEGRIAVIEGVNELHGTHVKATDLRAGAALVIAGFMAEGTTEISNVEYIDRGYHLLEEKMKVLGAQVWRKNSR, via the coding sequence ATGAATAGATTGTTTGTTGCCGGAGGCAGGCCGTTAAAGGGAAAAGTTCGCGTTTCCGGTGCCAAGAATGCTTCGTTGGCACTTCTCTGCGCAGCCGCCATGTCACGGGATTCGGTAATACTGGAGAATATCCCTGATATAAGCGATATAAATGTAATGAGTGAGATAATGACAGAAATGGGATTTAAAATAAACCGGGAGGCAAGTGGGGCATTAGAGATATGTGCGCCGTTAAAGCTCAATGCGCAGCCTCCCTATCACATGGTAAAACAACTTCGTGCTTCCAATCTTCTATTAGGACCTCTGCTGGCGCGTTTTGGTGAGGCTGAAGTGGCCTTGCCCGGGGGATGTAATATAGGCGTGCGGCCTATGGATCTTCATTTTAAAGGCCTTTCCGGGTTAGGTGCTAAGGTGTCCATGAAACATGGTACTGTAAGTGCCAAAGCAGATAAGTTGGTGGGTAACAGGATTTATCTTGACTTTCCTAGTGTAGGTGCCACAGAAAATATAATGATGTCTGCCTGTTTGGCAGAGGGACAAACAATTTTGGAAAACGTTGCTAAGGAACCGGAAATTGTTGATTTAGCCAACTTTTTAAATTGCCTGGGCGCAAAAGTGCGGGGAGCCGGCACTGACATTATTAAAATCGAAGGTGTTCAGGAATTGGGAGGATGTTTACGTTACCCGGTTATTCCGGATCGTATTGAAGCCGGCACGTTCATGGTTGCCGCCGCTGCCACCGGCGGCGATGTGGAATTGGAAAACGTTATACCTCACCATATGGAGCCTATTTGCGCCAAACTGCGCGAGGCAGGAGTGGAAATAATAGAAGGAGAGGAAGCCCTAAGAGTTGTAGCCGGTGGAAAATTGAAACCCATTGATTTAAAGACCCTTCCTTATCCTGGTTTTCCCACTGATATGCAGTCGCAGTTTATGGCCATGTTGTGTACTATTTCCGGTACCAGCGTGATTATTGAAAATATTTTTGAAAACAGATTTCAAATAGCGGATGAATTGAAGAGGATGGGTGCAAACATAAAAGTGGAAGGGCGTATTGCCGTAATTGAAGGTGTAAATGAACTTCACGGCACCCACGTCAAAGCAACCGATCTGCGGGCCGGCGCGGCGCTGGTCATTGCCGGATTTATGGCAGAGGGGACCACTGAGATATCGAACGTTGAATATATAGACCGTGGCTACCACTTATTGGAAGAAAAAATGAAAGTTCTTGGGGCCCAAGTATGGAGAAAAAATAGCCGGTGA
- the rlmH gene encoding 23S rRNA (pseudouridine(1915)-N(3))-methyltransferase RlmH: MRVSVIAVGKLKEKYLLEAQREYLKRLRPYARMEITEVADESCGEKDPESILEKVKIKEGQRIIKALKPDSFIIALDRQGQEIDSESLARKVSDLSLQGKSYITCVIGGSLGLSGQVLQQADWKLSFSRLTFPHQLMRVILLEQIYRCFKIIRHEPYHK, encoded by the coding sequence GTGCGAGTTTCCGTTATAGCGGTGGGTAAATTAAAGGAAAAATATCTTCTTGAAGCTCAAAGGGAGTACTTAAAGCGCCTGCGTCCCTACGCGCGTATGGAAATAACCGAGGTCGCGGACGAGAGTTGCGGTGAAAAGGACCCGGAAAGTATACTTGAAAAAGTGAAAATTAAGGAAGGCCAAAGAATAATTAAGGCCCTTAAGCCGGACAGTTTTATAATTGCCCTGGACAGGCAGGGGCAGGAAATTGATTCTGAGAGCTTGGCCCGTAAAGTAAGTGACCTCAGCCTACAAGGGAAAAGTTACATTACCTGTGTGATCGGAGGCTCTTTAGGCTTAAGCGGGCAGGTTTTGCAGCAGGCGGACTGGAAGCTTTCTTTTTCCCGCCTTACATTCCCTCACCAATTAATGCGGGTAATTCTATTGGAACAGATATACCGCTGTTTTAAAATAATTCGACATGAGCCTTACCATAAGTGA
- the dsrA gene encoding dissimilatory-type sulfite reductase subunit alpha, whose product MAFEPKNEQKELKYEELRIYTNEELNNYTEEELKNYKFKNDVPDMDELEKGPWPSFVADAKQEALHRQKLADDRLMTSKDAVDDLMGILQLSFDDGETHWKHGGIVGVFGYGGGVIGRYSDVPEKFTGANQFHTMRVNQTSSKFYDTDFLRSLADLWEYRGSGLMNLHGSTGDIVFLGTTTEQLEPIFYDLTHELGVDLGGSGSNLRTPSCCVGKARCEWACIDTQDLCYETTQFYQDELHRPMFPYKFKIKFDGCPNGCVASIARSDLSVIGTWRDDIRIDQEAVKAYVAGEIAPNAGAHAGRDWGKFDIQKEVVDLCPSNCICFENGELKIDNSECVRCMHCISVMPQALRPGTDTGATLLCGAKAPILEGAQMATMIVPFMKLEPPYDNFKELIEKIWDYWMEEGKNRERLGEMIQRVSLSKFLEIIEVPPAPQMVKEPRSNPYIFWKEEDVKGGWDRDINDYRSKHKR is encoded by the coding sequence GTGGCTTTTGAACCCAAAAACGAACAAAAAGAACTCAAGTATGAAGAGCTACGAATTTACACCAATGAAGAACTAAATAACTACACTGAAGAAGAGCTTAAGAATTATAAGTTTAAGAATGATGTTCCCGATATGGATGAGCTGGAAAAAGGTCCGTGGCCCAGCTTTGTAGCTGATGCCAAGCAAGAAGCCCTGCACAGGCAAAAACTTGCTGATGACAGGTTAATGACCAGTAAGGATGCTGTGGATGACTTGATGGGCATTCTGCAACTGTCCTTTGATGACGGTGAAACCCACTGGAAGCACGGCGGTATTGTTGGTGTTTTCGGTTACGGCGGCGGCGTTATCGGCCGTTATTCCGATGTTCCCGAAAAGTTTACCGGAGCCAACCAGTTCCACACTATGCGTGTTAACCAGACTTCCAGTAAGTTTTATGATACCGACTTCTTGCGTTCCCTCGCTGACCTTTGGGAGTACCGTGGAAGCGGCCTGATGAACCTGCACGGTTCTACCGGTGACATTGTTTTCTTGGGTACCACCACTGAGCAGCTGGAACCCATTTTCTACGATCTCACCCACGAGCTGGGCGTAGACCTTGGTGGTTCAGGTTCCAACCTGCGTACACCTTCCTGCTGTGTTGGTAAAGCCCGTTGTGAGTGGGCTTGTATTGACACCCAGGATCTGTGCTACGAAACAACACAGTTCTATCAGGATGAGCTGCACCGCCCCATGTTCCCGTACAAATTTAAGATTAAATTTGACGGCTGCCCCAATGGTTGCGTTGCTTCAATCGCTCGTTCCGACCTGTCCGTAATCGGAACTTGGAGAGACGATATTCGTATCGACCAAGAGGCAGTAAAAGCTTATGTGGCCGGTGAAATTGCACCGAACGCAGGTGCACATGCCGGTAGAGACTGGGGTAAATTTGACATCCAAAAAGAAGTTGTTGATCTATGCCCCTCTAACTGCATTTGCTTTGAAAATGGCGAGCTAAAGATTGATAACTCTGAATGTGTGCGCTGCATGCATTGTATCAGTGTAATGCCCCAGGCTTTAAGGCCGGGTACAGATACCGGTGCTACTCTCCTGTGTGGAGCTAAAGCTCCTATCCTGGAAGGTGCACAAATGGCTACTATGATTGTTCCTTTCATGAAGTTAGAGCCGCCTTATGATAACTTTAAAGAACTGATTGAAAAGATTTGGGATTATTGGATGGAAGAAGGCAAGAACCGTGAACGTCTTGGTGAGATGATCCAGCGCGTTTCCTTGTCCAAGTTCCTCGAAATTATAGAAGTGCCACCCGCTCCGCAGATGGTTAAAGAGCCTCGTTCTAACCCGTACATCTTCTGGAAAGAAGAAGACGTTAAAGGCGGTTGGGACAGAGACATTAATGATTACAGGTCCAAGCATAAGAGATAA
- the dsrB gene encoding dissimilatory-type sulfite reductase subunit beta → MALSTGNLGSYNPDKPQEGRVTDLGPRHFWQYFPPVIKNNYGKWKHHDILEPGVTVHVSETGDKVFTVRCGAARFITSEMVREICDIADKHCDGYVRFTTRNNIEFMVDSSDKLETLKQDLQGRKFVTGSYKFPIGGTGAGVTNIVHTQGYIHCHTPATDASSMVKAVMDEVFGEFTGMELPAKVRISMACCLNMCGAVHCSDIALLGYHRKPPIVDHEVIDAICEIPLAVSSCPVGAISPAKTDDGKKTVKIKNERCMFCGNCYTMCPALPLSDKEGDGVTILAGGKLSNRMSMPKFSKVVVPWLPNSFPRFPEVVQNVRKILNAYSNDANKYERLGDWAERIGWEKFFEKCDIPFTEHLIDDYRLAYDTYRTSTQFKFTQAAWDVSKAAGGIE, encoded by the coding sequence ATGGCATTATCCACAGGTAACCTTGGTAGTTATAATCCAGATAAACCCCAAGAGGGTAGGGTAACGGACCTAGGTCCGCGTCATTTTTGGCAATATTTCCCGCCCGTAATTAAAAATAATTACGGCAAATGGAAGCATCATGATATTCTAGAGCCTGGTGTAACAGTACACGTTTCAGAAACCGGAGACAAAGTGTTTACCGTTAGATGTGGTGCAGCCCGGTTTATAACCTCTGAAATGGTCCGGGAAATTTGTGACATCGCTGACAAGCACTGTGATGGTTATGTACGTTTTACCACTCGTAACAACATTGAGTTCATGGTAGACAGTAGCGACAAGTTGGAAACACTGAAGCAAGATCTGCAAGGCCGTAAGTTTGTTACCGGCAGCTATAAGTTCCCCATCGGTGGAACCGGTGCCGGCGTAACCAACATTGTTCATACCCAGGGCTACATTCATTGCCATACCCCGGCCACTGACGCTTCCTCTATGGTTAAGGCAGTTATGGACGAGGTATTTGGTGAATTTACAGGCATGGAATTGCCGGCCAAGGTAAGAATCTCCATGGCTTGCTGCTTGAACATGTGCGGTGCTGTTCACTGTTCCGATATCGCATTGTTAGGCTATCACAGAAAGCCGCCTATCGTTGACCACGAAGTCATCGATGCTATCTGTGAGATTCCGCTTGCTGTATCCTCCTGTCCTGTAGGAGCAATCTCTCCTGCTAAGACCGATGACGGCAAGAAGACCGTTAAGATTAAAAACGAGCGTTGCATGTTCTGCGGTAACTGTTATACCATGTGCCCGGCACTGCCTCTTTCCGATAAAGAAGGTGACGGAGTAACTATCTTGGCTGGTGGCAAACTTTCCAACAGGATGAGCATGCCCAAGTTCTCCAAGGTTGTTGTACCCTGGTTGCCGAACAGTTTCCCCAGATTCCCGGAAGTTGTTCAGAATGTGCGCAAGATCTTAAATGCTTATTCTAATGATGCTAACAAGTACGAGCGTCTTGGTGACTGGGCAGAGCGTATCGGTTGGGAGAAATTCTTCGAGAAGTGCGACATTCCGTTCACTGAGCACCTTATTGATGACTATCGCTTGGCTTACGATACCTATCGTACCAGCACTCAATTTAAATTCACCCAAGCTGCATGGGATGTATCAAAAGCAGCAGGTGGGATAGAATAA
- a CDS encoding sulfite reductase, whose translation MEDLKKAILDHAEGSKKSKYYFKDLEKAVKKVYPDAKPRMIKKAATELVNEGTLIYYSTGSSTMYGLKGRGITEDH comes from the coding sequence ATGGAAGATCTTAAAAAGGCTATTTTGGACCACGCAGAAGGAAGTAAGAAAAGTAAGTATTATTTTAAAGATTTAGAGAAGGCAGTAAAAAAGGTTTACCCGGATGCAAAGCCAAGAATGATCAAAAAAGCTGCAACCGAGTTGGTTAATGAAGGCACCTTGATTTATTATTCCACCGGCAGCAGCACCATGTATGGTCTGAAAGGTAGAGGTATAACTGAAGACCATTAA
- a CDS encoding tetratricopeptide repeat protein — protein sequence MPQKKPQSSEKFIQEQINMLNENPECANSQYNLGVVCMQQGKLDEAINLFQEAVSNSGRMFEAYVNLGYIYFQKGDLEQVVSMNKKAVEIEPRYARGYANQGFAYLQMGQADEAVEALEKAIELNPDIAQAWSNLINAYIQKGDIQKAVEVGIQLTGFAPDFPLAHNNLAVAYYSAEKFGKAIEHLDRAVELGFQAHPEFKKQLEPYRHK from the coding sequence ATGCCGCAAAAAAAACCGCAGAGTTCCGAAAAGTTTATTCAAGAGCAAATAAACATGCTGAATGAAAACCCGGAGTGCGCCAATTCACAGTACAATTTGGGCGTAGTCTGTATGCAGCAAGGTAAGCTGGACGAGGCTATAAACTTATTTCAGGAAGCAGTATCTAATAGCGGCCGTATGTTTGAGGCCTATGTAAACCTTGGCTATATCTATTTCCAAAAAGGTGACTTGGAACAGGTAGTGTCCATGAATAAGAAGGCTGTTGAAATTGAGCCCAGGTACGCCCGTGGGTACGCTAACCAGGGTTTTGCATACCTGCAAATGGGACAGGCCGATGAAGCTGTGGAAGCATTGGAAAAAGCTATCGAACTAAATCCCGACATCGCTCAAGCCTGGAGTAACCTCATTAATGCCTATATTCAAAAAGGGGATATACAAAAGGCAGTTGAGGTTGGCATACAGCTAACCGGGTTTGCACCTGACTTCCCTCTTGCCCATAACAATCTGGCCGTTGCTTACTATTCTGCCGAAAAATTTGGGAAGGCCATTGAGCACTTGGATCGAGCGGTTGAGTTAGGTTTTCAGGCGCACCCTGAGTTTAAGAAACAGTTGGAGCCGTACAGGCACAAATAA
- a CDS encoding PBS lyase, with product MIRYRKSPGKKPMCPFCGLDIERPQELETKRLGEMPVGSCACGAVYAYDVTGHNLGPAFSEALVFACDMDWDLAWGLLPEEDYLEKLVENYDLESHLIVPEGNLNGRRVAGALYFIRPHFDIQEVTAEGVQKRIKRASPVDTANRSPVKWHTGKRKYTRAELNEIVDQFQVKKAQEIAEEDKRIIRDLQRLLYSDDELLRLKSVDILGKVSAVIVRKDPAPVTKLLQGLFSSFEFTASSSWGAVDAIGAIIANIPDIFAGYIPTLYQFLGEKTLRASALRAIVNIAGTRPEYVQKTAQYFVPYLKDSDPYVRGYTVWLLGLLGAAGVKNDLEAVKDDHTKIKLYDAGRTFEKSIGQLADEALEKL from the coding sequence ATGATTAGATACAGAAAATCCCCCGGGAAAAAACCGATGTGCCCTTTTTGCGGACTTGATATCGAAAGGCCGCAGGAATTAGAGACCAAAAGACTGGGCGAGATGCCGGTAGGGTCATGTGCCTGCGGTGCGGTTTACGCTTATGATGTTACCGGACATAATTTGGGGCCTGCTTTTAGCGAGGCACTTGTTTTTGCCTGTGACATGGACTGGGACCTAGCATGGGGCTTATTACCCGAAGAAGATTACTTGGAAAAGCTAGTCGAAAACTACGACCTGGAAAGCCATTTAATTGTACCGGAAGGTAATTTGAATGGCAGGAGAGTAGCCGGGGCACTTTATTTTATTAGGCCCCATTTTGATATTCAAGAGGTCACTGCCGAGGGTGTACAGAAGAGGATTAAGAGAGCCTCTCCGGTGGACACGGCCAACCGGTCACCGGTTAAATGGCACACCGGCAAAAGAAAATATACCCGCGCAGAACTAAATGAGATAGTAGATCAATTCCAGGTTAAAAAAGCACAAGAGATCGCCGAAGAGGATAAAAGAATTATCAGGGACCTGCAGCGTCTTCTGTATTCAGATGACGAACTGCTCCGGCTGAAAAGTGTGGATATCTTGGGGAAGGTCTCAGCTGTCATTGTCCGCAAGGATCCGGCCCCGGTCACCAAGCTTTTGCAGGGATTGTTTTCTTCCTTTGAATTTACTGCTTCCTCAAGCTGGGGAGCGGTTGACGCTATTGGAGCAATTATTGCCAATATACCGGATATCTTCGCCGGATACATCCCTACATTATACCAATTTCTTGGTGAGAAGACATTACGGGCCAGTGCTTTACGTGCTATTGTAAATATAGCTGGTACACGGCCGGAATATGTCCAAAAGACAGCGCAATATTTTGTTCCCTACCTTAAGGATTCGGATCCTTATGTGAGGGGTTACACAGTATGGCTGCTTGGTCTTCTGGGAGCTGCCGGGGTCAAAAATGACCTGGAGGCGGTAAAAGACGATCATACCAAAATCAAGCTGTATGATGCTGGAAGAACATTTGAAAAAAGTATCGGTCAGCTTGCTGACGAAGCATTAGAAAAACTATAA
- a CDS encoding zinc ribbon domain-containing protein, with protein sequence MPIYEFRCTKCSELFEKLIINTGEHVEIRCPECKSQEFERVMSATNFNMDPGSKKAGEKKSKSTVKSCSPGNSCTTLELPGAGD encoded by the coding sequence ATGCCTATTTATGAATTCAGGTGTACCAAGTGCAGCGAATTATTTGAAAAGCTCATTATTAACACCGGTGAGCATGTGGAAATAAGGTGTCCGGAATGCAAGTCCCAGGAATTTGAGCGTGTAATGAGCGCAACTAATTTTAACATGGACCCGGGCTCAAAGAAAGCCGGCGAGAAGAAGTCTAAGTCCACCGTAAAATCTTGCAGCCCGGGGAATAGTTGTACAACCCTAGAATTGCCGGGCGCGGGTGACTGA
- a CDS encoding 4Fe-4S dicluster domain-containing protein has protein sequence MFKVEIDAEKCEGCGECVDNCPAEVLEMKDDKAVVVDPDECLGCESCVSVCPNDAVTLNEV, from the coding sequence ATGTTCAAGGTAGAAATTGATGCTGAGAAGTGTGAAGGTTGTGGTGAATGCGTTGACAACTGCCCGGCTGAGGTATTGGAAATGAAGGACGACAAGGCTGTTGTAGTTGACCCTGATGAGTGCCTGGGCTGTGAGAGCTGTGTCAGCGTTTGCCCTAACGATGCTGTAACATTGAATGAGGTATAA